The Chryseobacterium nakagawai genome has a segment encoding these proteins:
- a CDS encoding discoidin domain-containing protein, protein MRQYFLSLAILLGILVGGQQKTFCNPINIDYGYTPFEVFSKQGKHRATADPVIVNFKDKLFLFSTNQEGYWYSDDMLDWKFVKRKFLRDNKYIHDLNAPAVWAMKDTLYVYGSTWEQDFPIWKSTNPTKDDWKIAVDTLKVGAWDPAFHYDEDKNKLYLYWGSSNEWPLLGTEVKVKTLQSEGFVKPILKLKPEDHGWERFGEYNDNVFLQPFVEGAWVTKHKGKYYMQYGAPATEFSGYSDGVYVSKNPLEGFEYQKHNPFSYKPGGFARGAGHGATFEDNYKNWWHVSTIFISTKNNFERRLGIWPAGFDKDDVMYTNTAYGDYPTYLPQYAQGKDFSKGLFAGWMLLNYNKPVQVSSTLGSYQPNFAVDEDIKTYWSAKTANSGEWFQTDLGEVSMINAIQINYADQDAEFMGKTLGKMHQYKIYGSNDGKKWKVIVDKSKNTKDVPHDYIELEKPAIARFLKIENLKMPTGKFALSGFRVFGKGAGAKPKKVEGFVPLRADPKKYGERRSIWMNGSKILKQTAT, encoded by the coding sequence ATGAGACAATACTTTTTATCTTTAGCAATTCTCCTCGGAATATTGGTGGGCGGGCAACAGAAGACGTTCTGTAATCCGATTAATATAGATTATGGATATACTCCTTTTGAAGTCTTTTCAAAACAAGGAAAACATCGTGCTACAGCAGATCCGGTAATTGTCAATTTTAAAGATAAACTTTTCCTTTTCTCTACGAACCAGGAGGGATACTGGTATAGCGATGATATGCTGGATTGGAAGTTTGTAAAAAGAAAATTTCTAAGAGATAATAAATATATTCACGATCTCAATGCTCCGGCAGTATGGGCAATGAAAGATACCCTGTATGTGTATGGCTCTACCTGGGAACAGGATTTCCCCATTTGGAAAAGTACCAATCCCACCAAAGATGATTGGAAAATAGCTGTAGACACCTTAAAGGTTGGCGCTTGGGATCCTGCATTCCATTATGATGAAGATAAAAACAAGCTTTATCTGTATTGGGGTTCCAGCAACGAATGGCCTTTATTAGGAACAGAAGTAAAAGTGAAAACCCTTCAATCTGAAGGCTTTGTAAAACCGATCCTTAAATTGAAGCCGGAAGATCACGGATGGGAAAGGTTTGGAGAATATAACGATAATGTTTTTCTTCAACCCTTTGTGGAAGGAGCCTGGGTGACCAAACACAAAGGAAAATATTATATGCAGTATGGTGCTCCGGCAACAGAGTTTAGCGGATATTCAGATGGTGTATATGTCAGCAAAAATCCTTTGGAAGGCTTCGAATATCAGAAGCACAATCCGTTTTCCTATAAACCGGGAGGATTTGCAAGAGGTGCCGGACATGGGGCAACCTTTGAAGACAATTATAAAAACTGGTGGCATGTTTCAACCATTTTTATTTCCACAAAAAATAACTTTGAAAGAAGACTGGGAATATGGCCGGCAGGATTTGATAAAGATGATGTCATGTATACCAATACAGCTTATGGGGATTACCCGACTTACCTGCCGCAGTATGCGCAAGGGAAAGACTTTTCAAAAGGTCTTTTTGCCGGATGGATGTTGCTGAATTACAATAAGCCCGTTCAGGTTTCATCTACTCTGGGAAGCTATCAGCCCAATTTTGCCGTAGATGAAGATATTAAGACTTATTGGAGTGCAAAAACCGCAAATTCCGGAGAATGGTTTCAGACCGATCTTGGGGAGGTATCCATGATCAATGCCATTCAGATTAACTATGCAGATCAGGACGCAGAGTTTATGGGAAAGACTTTAGGCAAAATGCACCAATACAAAATCTATGGATCAAATGATGGCAAAAAATGGAAGGTCATTGTGGATAAAAGCAAAAACACAAAAGATGTTCCTCATGACTATATTGAGCTTGAAAAGCCAGCAATCGCAAGATTCCTTAAAATAGAAAATCTGAAAATGCCAACAGGGAAATTTGCATTAAGCGGTTTCAGGGTATTCGGGAAAGGAGCAGGAGCAAAACCTAAGAAAGTAGAAGGTTTTGTCCCATTAAGAGCCGATCCTAAGAAATATGGTGAAAGAAGAAGTATCTGGATGAATGGCAGCAAAATCCTGAAGCAGACGGCTACGTAA
- a CDS encoding alpha/beta hydrolase: MKNSLVFITFFTFFLLTACKEDKINLGNNISFKKEKNVHYGNHPEQVMDLYIPNKALSGEKEVFIIIHGGGWHGGDKYQLSLFTLSLMKRFPDHVFANINYRLASSQQYAIPNQMNDIKSVITALKKKFNHKIKFLLLGNSAGGHLSMLYSYHFDADKDVKAVINIVGPADLSDTGFKNYEEYSFVEKHMVDPKILSTGTPAVNFASPIHWITSASAPTLSYYGTTDRVVPLSQNKILDSILSKNNVVHESYEFNGGHLDWDKQPNNTFLIDKIGKFIKHIDKK; the protein is encoded by the coding sequence ATGAAAAATAGCTTAGTATTCATCACCTTTTTTACTTTCTTTTTACTTACAGCCTGTAAAGAGGACAAAATCAATCTGGGCAACAATATCAGTTTTAAAAAGGAGAAAAATGTACATTATGGAAATCATCCGGAACAGGTTATGGATCTTTATATTCCTAACAAAGCATTATCTGGAGAAAAAGAGGTTTTTATTATTATTCATGGTGGAGGCTGGCATGGTGGAGATAAATACCAGCTCAGTCTCTTTACTCTTTCTTTGATGAAAAGGTTTCCGGATCATGTCTTTGCTAATATAAATTACAGACTTGCTTCTTCACAACAATATGCCATTCCTAACCAAATGAATGATATTAAAAGTGTCATTACAGCCCTAAAAAAGAAATTCAACCATAAAATTAAGTTCCTTCTGCTGGGAAACAGTGCAGGTGGGCATTTATCTATGCTCTATTCTTATCATTTTGATGCGGATAAAGATGTAAAAGCAGTTATTAATATAGTAGGTCCTGCTGATCTTTCAGATACAGGTTTTAAAAACTATGAAGAATATTCTTTTGTAGAAAAGCACATGGTTGACCCCAAAATATTATCTACAGGAACCCCAGCCGTCAACTTTGCCAGCCCAATACATTGGATTACCTCAGCATCTGCTCCTACTCTTTCTTACTATGGAACAACAGACCGGGTGGTTCCTTTAAGCCAAAACAAAATTCTGGATTCTATTCTCAGCAAAAATAATGTCGTTCACGAATCATACGAGTTTAATGGAGGTCATCTGGATTGGGATAAACAACCCAATAATACTTTTCTTATTGATAAAATTGGAAAATTCATCAAACATATTGATAAAAAATAG
- a CDS encoding TonB-dependent receptor domain-containing protein, with protein sequence MKRILLSIAVIFGTCAFAQEKKSDSTKTKNIEGITITKQVFKKQSDRLVYDVASSPIAKGNTTFDILKQTPLLSSTDDKTLKIAGKNNVLIYINGRKSNMDAESLAQFLKNTPAENIQKIEVITVPGSEYQVESSDGIINIVLKKKMIDGLNGNMRFSNTQGKYNASQASFSANYRKDKLGISASLSGGENIEAQTYTLKNSSKNASNESTGDIDDPNKNIGGYLNIDYQLNDKSNLALSWNTWANKSYNSTVNLFNTIVNEKGPRYTWSKNKEDARSYNNSLNLNYELKTDSLGSKLNVNAAYLNYKRFQAIDNITYNSDINRNIGNKSIQMFQDLPQIINNFSGMVDYIQKFKNDLTISIGGNYNKTQTDNDTKSDTYFFDPEDTPKLAPNHFIYDESIYGFYVTAEKKFSDKFSGKIGTRYEITNSLGTSDNPPEGAEALKRIERNYNNFLPYLSLNYTINDKNNISYSFSSRMRRPSFWEINPVVNKLTDDNYTQNNPFVKASSTYNQELMYMYKNSYFVVLNHSYIKDAITQVPLQGYPVKPNGNTGKNLALRYIRTNFGDKQEMSAMIGVQKSFFKQYWTTNFSIGVQHNSNNGSLDMDPTTGDRFKDELGNFVTYVNNVNSTSLLIQTNNTIRLDKAKTWFLGVNFFYIDKQQIELGMLRGLSSLDLSIKKNWNDWTFALNVNDVLRTNIVVIDDYQSNGNYNYIHQNQYKRNLTVSLTYNFGNKKLKKVRDIEGASDSIKNRTR encoded by the coding sequence ATGAAACGTATACTTTTGTCAATTGCAGTCATATTCGGAACTTGTGCTTTTGCACAGGAAAAGAAATCTGACTCGACAAAAACTAAAAATATAGAAGGGATTACCATCACCAAACAAGTTTTCAAAAAACAAAGTGACCGTCTAGTATATGATGTTGCTTCTTCTCCTATAGCCAAAGGAAACACAACCTTTGATATTCTGAAACAGACTCCATTATTGTCTTCAACCGATGATAAAACATTAAAGATTGCAGGAAAGAACAATGTGTTAATCTACATCAATGGAAGAAAATCCAATATGGATGCAGAATCATTAGCTCAGTTCCTTAAAAATACTCCGGCAGAAAACATCCAGAAAATTGAGGTAATTACAGTTCCGGGAAGTGAATATCAGGTAGAATCTTCTGACGGAATCATCAACATCGTTTTAAAGAAAAAAATGATTGATGGTCTTAATGGAAATATGAGATTCTCTAACACCCAAGGTAAATACAATGCCAGCCAGGCAAGTTTCTCTGCTAACTACAGAAAAGATAAACTGGGAATAAGTGCCAGTCTCAGCGGTGGTGAAAATATTGAAGCTCAAACCTATACTCTGAAGAACAGCAGTAAAAATGCATCCAATGAATCTACAGGTGATATTGATGATCCAAACAAAAACATTGGCGGTTATCTGAACATCGACTATCAGTTAAATGATAAAAGCAACTTAGCTCTATCCTGGAATACCTGGGCCAATAAGAGTTATAATTCAACGGTAAACTTGTTCAATACTATTGTTAACGAAAAAGGCCCACGTTATACATGGTCCAAAAATAAAGAAGATGCAAGAAGTTATAATAACTCGCTCAATTTAAATTATGAATTGAAAACCGATTCTTTAGGAAGTAAACTGAATGTAAATGCAGCTTACCTGAATTATAAAAGATTCCAAGCTATAGATAATATTACTTATAATTCTGACATCAACAGAAACATAGGAAATAAGTCTATACAGATGTTCCAGGATCTTCCGCAGATTATCAACAATTTCTCCGGAATGGTGGATTACATTCAAAAATTTAAAAATGATCTGACCATTTCCATTGGAGGAAATTATAATAAAACCCAAACAGATAACGATACAAAAAGTGATACTTACTTTTTTGACCCAGAGGATACGCCAAAGTTAGCCCCTAACCACTTTATCTATGATGAAAGTATCTATGGTTTCTATGTGACTGCTGAAAAAAAGTTTTCGGATAAGTTCTCTGGAAAAATTGGAACAAGATATGAGATCACTAATAGTTTAGGAACCTCAGATAATCCACCTGAAGGGGCAGAAGCTCTTAAAAGAATTGAAAGAAACTACAATAATTTTCTTCCTTACCTGAGCCTTAACTATACTATTAATGATAAGAACAATATTTCCTATTCATTTTCAAGCAGAATGAGAAGACCAAGTTTCTGGGAAATCAATCCTGTGGTGAACAAGCTGACTGATGACAATTATACACAAAACAACCCATTTGTAAAGGCTTCCTCGACTTATAATCAAGAGCTAATGTACATGTATAAGAATTCATATTTTGTAGTTTTAAACCATTCTTATATTAAAGATGCAATCACCCAGGTTCCTCTACAGGGCTATCCTGTGAAGCCTAATGGAAATACTGGCAAAAATCTTGCTTTAAGATATATTAGAACCAATTTTGGAGATAAGCAGGAAATGTCAGCGATGATAGGAGTTCAAAAATCATTCTTTAAACAGTATTGGACAACCAACTTCAGCATAGGAGTTCAGCATAACAGTAACAACGGAAGTTTGGATATGGATCCTACCACAGGGGATCGATTCAAAGATGAGCTTGGAAATTTTGTAACCTATGTCAATAATGTAAATTCTACCAGTCTTTTGATTCAGACCAATAATACCATTCGTCTTGATAAAGCGAAAACGTGGTTCCTTGGAGTGAACTTTTTCTACATAGACAAACAGCAGATAGAATTGGGGATGTTACGAGGTTTATCAAGTTTAGATCTTAGCATCAAGAAAAACTGGAACGACTGGACTTTTGCCCTGAATGTAAATGATGTTTTAAGAACCAATATTGTAGTAATTGATGATTACCAAAGCAACGGAAACTATAACTATATCCACCAGAATCAGTATAAAAGAAACTTAACAGTGAGCCTTACTTACAATTTCGGAAATAAAAAACTGAAAAAGGTAAGAGATATTGAAGGGGCTTCCGATTCTATCAAAAACAGAACTAGATAA
- a CDS encoding outer membrane beta-barrel family protein, translating to MKTQIFIAALFLSGFATAQQKKDSLKVNSIEAVNIKKQVFKKQGDRLVYDVAASPIAKGTNTFNLLKQTPMISSIDGKTLKILGKSDAVIYINNKKTNMDSEALIEMLKSTPSEDIQKIEVITVPGSEFQVESKEGVINIVMKRNKNNGYNGTLKMQNEQAYYNNPNAGGSFNFRQGKWSGNSNFRMGSWTERQRYTLSNGDPTFRNESYGSNDDPNKNFGGGFNIDYEISKNQSLGLSYNMRYNKSFNSILDMTNWQNGVLMDRTVNHEDAQTRNHSFNLNYEIKTDSIGSKLTSNVSYLWFNRNKVSFNESIPFNLDPSSEAYKKRYSALQQSVPQIINNYAANIDYLKKTTKGATWLMGVSYNYTNTDNDTRQDKLIGDEFVMDTKQTNHFIYKENIIGIYLNYERKLTEKLSGKIGARYEMTRSTGDILGKTGFERNYNNLLPYLNLNYAINSDHNLSYTFSSRIRRPRFWELNPSRTYFTPTNYTQNNPFVLAAKFYNQELNYMYKNAFYANLSYTMVDDAAASDLLPLQGILTTPQKDENGNYLYDEAGNMLMDKIRFLRYIRTNYGKNREISLTLGMNKSWFKDIWTTNYSVNLGYITYTGGVWQDPTSQLGPYETEELEPYIVNVKNYNMSATINNIVRLSSKKDWFLGVNYFFGSKVAMEGGTIGVRQSFDISLKKIIGDWTVVAEANDLFNQSFYRVNSIQPNGNYNNITNFNYPRLISIGVTYNFGNQKLKKAREMKSANDAVKSRT from the coding sequence ATGAAAACTCAAATTTTTATTGCAGCCCTATTTTTAAGCGGATTTGCTACAGCTCAGCAGAAAAAAGACAGTTTGAAGGTTAACAGCATTGAGGCTGTCAATATTAAGAAACAAGTTTTCAAAAAGCAGGGTGACCGATTGGTGTATGATGTAGCAGCCTCTCCTATTGCAAAAGGTACCAATACATTTAACCTTTTAAAGCAAACTCCTATGATTTCCAGCATTGATGGTAAAACCCTGAAAATTCTTGGGAAGTCTGATGCTGTTATTTACATCAACAATAAAAAAACCAATATGGATTCTGAGGCATTGATTGAAATGCTGAAGTCTACTCCATCGGAAGATATTCAGAAAATTGAGGTGATTACGGTTCCGGGAAGTGAATTCCAAGTTGAGTCTAAGGAAGGGGTTATCAATATTGTAATGAAGAGGAACAAAAATAATGGCTACAACGGGACGTTGAAAATGCAGAACGAGCAAGCTTATTACAACAACCCTAATGCAGGAGGATCTTTTAACTTCAGACAGGGGAAATGGTCAGGAAATTCTAATTTTAGAATGGGTAGCTGGACAGAAAGACAAAGATATACGCTTTCTAATGGAGACCCAACTTTCAGAAATGAGTCTTATGGTTCTAACGATGATCCTAATAAAAACTTTGGAGGTGGGTTTAATATTGATTATGAGATCAGCAAAAATCAAAGTCTGGGATTATCCTATAATATGAGATACAATAAGAGTTTCAATTCTATTTTGGATATGACGAACTGGCAAAATGGGGTCTTAATGGACAGAACTGTTAACCATGAAGATGCTCAAACCAGAAATCACTCTTTCAACTTAAATTATGAGATCAAGACAGATTCTATAGGCAGTAAACTTACTTCTAATGTTTCTTATTTATGGTTCAACAGAAATAAAGTAAGTTTCAATGAAAGTATTCCGTTCAATCTTGATCCTTCCAGTGAAGCGTACAAAAAAAGGTATTCAGCTTTACAACAATCTGTACCTCAAATCATCAACAATTATGCAGCTAATATAGACTATCTTAAAAAAACAACAAAAGGAGCAACCTGGTTAATGGGAGTAAGCTATAATTATACGAATACAGATAATGATACCAGACAGGACAAATTAATCGGGGATGAATTTGTAATGGATACTAAGCAAACCAATCATTTCATTTATAAAGAAAATATTATTGGTATTTACCTCAACTATGAAAGAAAACTGACTGAAAAGTTATCCGGAAAAATAGGTGCCCGTTACGAAATGACCAGAAGTACCGGAGATATCCTTGGAAAAACAGGATTTGAAAGAAATTATAATAATCTGCTTCCTTATCTGAATTTAAACTATGCCATCAATTCCGACCATAATTTAAGTTATACTTTCTCCAGTAGAATCAGAAGACCAAGATTTTGGGAACTCAACCCATCCAGAACGTATTTTACTCCAACCAATTATACCCAAAATAATCCTTTTGTCCTGGCAGCTAAATTCTATAATCAGGAGCTGAACTATATGTATAAAAATGCATTTTATGCTAACCTGAGTTATACAATGGTAGACGATGCTGCAGCTTCTGACCTGCTTCCTTTACAGGGAATTTTAACTACTCCGCAAAAGGATGAAAATGGTAATTACTTATACGATGAAGCGGGTAATATGCTTATGGATAAAATAAGATTCTTAAGATATATCAGAACCAATTATGGTAAGAATAGAGAAATCAGTTTGACGCTTGGAATGAACAAGTCCTGGTTTAAAGATATCTGGACCACCAACTATTCTGTGAATCTGGGATATATTACTTACACAGGCGGAGTATGGCAAGATCCAACGTCTCAGCTTGGGCCATACGAAACGGAAGAACTCGAACCTTATATTGTTAATGTTAAAAACTATAATATGTCTGCAACCATCAATAATATTGTTCGTCTTTCTTCTAAAAAAGACTGGTTTCTAGGAGTGAATTACTTTTTCGGAAGCAAAGTAGCTATGGAAGGTGGTACAATCGGAGTAAGACAGAGCTTTGATATCAGTCTGAAAAAAATTATTGGCGATTGGACTGTAGTTGCAGAAGCAAATGACCTATTTAATCAAAGTTTTTATAGAGTTAACAGTATACAGCCGAACGGAAATTATAATAATATAACCAACTTTAACTACCCACGATTAATAAGCATTGGAGTAACCTACAATTTCGGAAATCAGAAACTGAAAAAAGCGAGGGAAATGAAATCAGCCAATGATGCTGTAAAATCAAGAACCTAA
- a CDS encoding DUF3817 domain-containing protein — translation MNFIENFFSKYSQEKLIKWFKQICLAEAISCVLLYCVAMIWIRYDENLYSIIFISVIGSLHGLFFTLYLLLCIPARKIYNWDDEDFVFALLAAFFPFATVWVDKKLAQFDRE, via the coding sequence ATGAACTTCATCGAAAATTTCTTCTCAAAATATTCTCAGGAAAAACTCATCAAATGGTTTAAACAGATTTGTCTTGCGGAAGCTATTTCATGTGTTTTATTATATTGTGTGGCTATGATCTGGATCCGGTATGATGAAAATCTGTATTCTATTATTTTCATCAGCGTCATTGGTAGTCTACATGGGTTATTTTTTACACTTTATCTTTTACTCTGCATTCCCGCAAGAAAAATTTACAACTGGGATGACGAAGATTTTGTGTTCGCTTTATTAGCAGCCTTTTTCCCCTTTGCTACAGTATGGGTAGATAAAAAATTGGCTCAGTTCGACAGAGAATAA
- the nadD gene encoding nicotinate (nicotinamide) nucleotide adenylyltransferase produces MKKIGLFFGSFNPIHIGHLILANYILENSDMDELWLVVSPQNPFKDKKSLLKDHNRLDMVQLAVKNYPNMRASNVEFSLPKPSYTIDTLTYLHEKHPDYSFSLIMGEDNLDSLHKWKNSEALIKNHHIIVYPRVFEGEKKDSEYLQHENISLIKAPVIELSATEIRNMIKEGKNVRPMLPPEVFEYLDGSNFYK; encoded by the coding sequence ATGAAAAAAATCGGTCTATTCTTCGGATCTTTTAATCCGATCCATATCGGACATCTTATCTTAGCCAATTATATTCTGGAAAATTCGGATATGGATGAGCTGTGGCTTGTAGTAAGTCCACAGAATCCTTTCAAAGACAAAAAATCTTTACTGAAAGACCATAATAGATTAGATATGGTTCAGCTGGCAGTGAAAAACTACCCTAATATGCGTGCTTCCAACGTGGAGTTTTCTCTTCCAAAGCCAAGTTATACCATTGATACGCTTACTTATCTGCATGAAAAACACCCAGACTATTCTTTCAGCCTGATTATGGGCGAGGACAATCTGGATAGCCTGCACAAATGGAAAAATTCTGAAGCTCTGATTAAAAATCATCATATCATTGTTTATCCAAGAGTGTTTGAAGGAGAAAAGAAGGATTCAGAATATCTTCAGCATGAAAATATCTCTTTGATAAAAGCTCCTGTGATAGAACTTTCTGCTACAGAAATCCGTAATATGATCAAAGAAGGTAAGAATGTAAGACCTATGTTACCACCTGAAGTTTTTGAATATTTGGATGGAAGTAACTTTTATAAGTAA